GATCATCACCAATATCGGCACGCCCTGCCTGATCCTGTCGTCATTGATGAAAACGGCGCCCGATTTTGCCAATCTGGGTGTGATGGCCGGGGCGGCACTCATGGCCATGACCGCCATGGCGGTGATCGGCTTCACGATCCTGAAGCTCGCCGGGCTGCCGATGCGCGCCTTTCTGCCCGCGCTGATCTTTCCCAATAACGGCAATATGGGCCTGCCACTGTGCATGTTCGCCTTTGGGGAAAAGGGGCTGGCGCTGGGCATTGCCTATTTCGTCATGCTGCCGCTGACCCAGTTCACGCTGGGACAAGCCATGGCGTCGGGACATATGTCGGTTCTGAAATTGCTAAAAACCCCTGTGGTCTGGGCGGTGATCCTCTCGCTCCTGCTGTTGGGGACGGATACGCAGTTGCCGCGATGGGCCGCCAATACCATCAACCTGACGGGCCAGTTCACCCTGCCCCTGATGCTGATGGCGCTGGGCGTGTCGCTGGCGCGGCTGGAGGTACGCTCGCTGGGGCGCAGCCTTGTACTGTCCTGCCTGCGCGTCTTCGGCGGACTGGCACTCGGCATCGCGATTGCAACCGTCCTGGGGCTTGAAGGTGTTACCTTCGGCGTCGTGGTCAT
The Aestuariispira ectoiniformans genome window above contains:
- a CDS encoding AEC family transporter, whose amino-acid sequence is MPTTILTDLFAVIAPVFLLAATGFTWAKSGRAFDTNQLTPIITNIGTPCLILSSLMKTAPDFANLGVMAGAALMAMTAMAVIGFTILKLAGLPMRAFLPALIFPNNGNMGLPLCMFAFGEKGLALGIAYFVMLPLTQFTLGQAMASGHMSVLKLLKTPVVWAVILSLLLLGTDTQLPRWAANTINLTGQFTLPLMLMALGVSLARLEVRSLGRSLVLSCLRVFGGLALGIAIATVLGLEGVTFGVVVIQTAMPVAVFNYLFAQLYNNHPEEVAGMVVISTVVSFVSLPFILAWVL